A genome region from Methanococcoides burtonii DSM 6242 includes the following:
- a CDS encoding flagellin yields MAFKKKLHICTFADDRRAETAITHMIFFITAILLAMTVVAVMTSNVQSLTSATVSNGKVLSEQLKTDITIISDPELIPYDTTMEQYTFYAKNTGKTELDSEYLDVLIDGLYVYPDELDISLFDQDVLWRPGDLLMINVTVTEPLSDGDHRLLIAAENGRSDSMDFRI; encoded by the coding sequence ATGGCATTCAAAAAAAAGCTACATATTTGCACTTTTGCTGATGATAGAAGAGCAGAGACTGCAATTACCCACATGATCTTTTTTATAACTGCGATACTGCTAGCCATGACAGTTGTAGCGGTCATGACATCAAATGTTCAATCCCTTACAAGTGCAACTGTATCAAACGGCAAGGTGCTGTCCGAACAGCTAAAAACGGACATTACGATCATAAGTGATCCTGAACTGATACCCTATGACACCACCATGGAACAATACACATTTTACGCCAAAAATACCGGAAAGACCGAACTTGATTCGGAATACCTAGATGTTCTCATCGATGGACTATATGTGTATCCCGATGAGCTCGATATTTCATTGTTCGATCAGGATGTGCTTTGGCGACCCGGGGATCTGCTAATGATCAATGTAACGGTCACTGAACCATTAAGTGACGGTGATCACCGATTGCTTATAGCCGCAGAGAATGGCAGATCAGATTCAATGGATTTCAGAATATAA
- a CDS encoding ATPase domain-containing protein, translating into MATVYSFEIQRDELNDKLGGGFPKGSLVVIEGGSGGGKSTICQRITYGMIEKDTSVTFISTQLTTKGYINQMYSLDYPIAPHLLKGRLLYIPVIPLVQSAKSRIDFIERLMGAKELFEKDVIVIDTISSLIKYSANTEKSLDLISFFKKLNGMGKVIILTIEPSELGEDIASMFRSSCDVYMTLKSKALGAEVKRTLVVNKFTGANGPVGQMIGFRIETKVGLVVEIASVG; encoded by the coding sequence ATGGCAACAGTTTATTCTTTTGAGATCCAGCGTGATGAATTAAACGACAAACTTGGTGGAGGATTCCCAAAAGGATCCCTTGTAGTTATCGAAGGCGGTAGCGGTGGCGGGAAAAGTACCATATGCCAGCGTATAACATACGGTATGATAGAAAAGGACACAAGTGTCACATTTATATCAACCCAGTTAACAACAAAAGGATACATCAATCAGATGTATTCACTTGATTACCCCATAGCCCCTCATCTTTTGAAAGGGAGATTACTCTACATTCCAGTCATACCTTTGGTACAGTCTGCAAAATCGAGGATCGATTTCATTGAAAGGTTGATGGGTGCAAAGGAGCTTTTCGAAAAAGATGTTATCGTAATAGACACGATATCCTCACTAATAAAGTACAGCGCAAATACTGAAAAAAGTCTGGACCTCATCTCATTTTTCAAAAAACTCAACGGAATGGGAAAAGTCATAATACTGACAATAGAACCAAGTGAACTTGGAGAAGATATCGCATCCATGTTCCGCTCTTCCTGTGATGTCTACATGACATTGAAATCGAAAGCATTGGGTGCTGAAGTAAAACGTACGTTAGTTGTGAACAAATTCACTGGTGCAAATGGACCTGTCGGACAGATGATAGGCTTTAGGATCGAAACAAAAGTAGGCCTTGTAGTGGAAATTGCATCTGTAGGCTGA
- a CDS encoding type II/IV secretion system ATPase subunit, with translation MEPEYQKALQRNPHLGVYIKNFVNRTGHQPEFVAGLSKDLQDEDYVNVIFPVGDPVFIHIYGTPEMGEIGYYSIEPLLNDLEKKKYAAIMDLILERSANEPIPKDEDELKDLIIKLLGSAIDVGAGGQIDEEKVGLIEKILPKTKTIPVTQQELNHLQYHIERNIIGSGPIEPIIRDPYLEDIHSIGVVGIFIVHKIFGMMKTDLSFGDEAGLDQWLRSMSERIGRPVSDAKPIADGALPDGSRINIIYSLDVSKRGSSFTMRKFSEVPVSIIELIMWGALSSEMAAYMWMCLENGMSIFFSGETASGKTTMLNACLPFVNPTAKIFTAEDTAEVQPPHPVWQQLITREDGPPESRVDTFALLKAALRSRPNYIIVGEIRGAEGAVAFQGMQTGHPVLATFHASAVTKMIQRLTGDPINVPVTFIDNLNVAMILSAVYRKGKFLRRCLAVEEIEGYYEDAGGVVTRAVFQWDPETDTHSFRGLNNSYILENKIATQLGYEDKRDIYKDLMLRARILDEMKERGIKDYYDVLEIIVNFYKHGIDGLPFAV, from the coding sequence GTGGAACCTGAGTATCAGAAAGCATTACAAAGAAATCCTCATCTTGGGGTATATATCAAAAACTTTGTAAATAGAACAGGACATCAACCGGAATTTGTTGCTGGCCTCTCAAAGGACCTGCAAGATGAGGACTATGTCAACGTGATCTTTCCCGTTGGGGATCCGGTCTTTATTCATATTTATGGAACTCCGGAAATGGGAGAGATAGGATACTATTCGATTGAACCATTACTTAACGATCTTGAAAAAAAGAAATATGCCGCAATAATGGACCTAATTCTTGAAAGATCCGCAAACGAACCGATCCCGAAGGATGAAGATGAACTTAAAGACCTTATTATTAAACTATTGGGAAGTGCAATAGATGTTGGTGCCGGCGGTCAGATCGATGAAGAAAAAGTGGGCCTCATCGAAAAAATACTGCCAAAAACAAAAACCATACCTGTGACACAACAGGAACTTAACCATCTCCAGTATCACATCGAAAGGAACATTATCGGATCAGGACCAATTGAACCTATAATCAGAGATCCATATCTTGAAGATATTCATAGCATTGGAGTGGTCGGTATTTTTATCGTACATAAGATATTTGGAATGATGAAGACAGACCTTTCCTTCGGAGACGAGGCCGGCCTTGACCAATGGCTCAGGAGTATGAGCGAAAGGATAGGAAGACCTGTCAGTGATGCGAAACCAATTGCTGATGGTGCACTGCCTGATGGTTCCCGTATCAACATCATTTACAGTCTTGATGTAAGTAAGCGTGGTAGCAGTTTTACCATGCGTAAGTTCAGTGAAGTTCCTGTAAGTATAATAGAACTTATCATGTGGGGAGCACTCAGTTCTGAAATGGCCGCTTACATGTGGATGTGTCTTGAGAATGGAATGAGCATATTCTTTAGTGGTGAGACCGCTAGTGGAAAGACTACCATGCTGAATGCTTGTCTTCCTTTCGTCAACCCTACCGCCAAAATATTCACAGCAGAAGATACAGCTGAGGTCCAGCCTCCTCACCCGGTATGGCAGCAGTTGATAACACGTGAGGATGGACCACCCGAATCGAGAGTTGACACTTTTGCGCTTCTAAAAGCGGCTCTAAGGTCCAGACCGAACTATATTATCGTTGGTGAAATTCGTGGTGCAGAAGGAGCAGTAGCTTTTCAGGGTATGCAGACAGGTCACCCGGTATTGGCTACCTTCCACGCATCTGCAGTAACAAAGATGATACAGCGTCTGACAGGTGACCCCATAAACGTTCCTGTCACCTTCATCGACAACCTCAATGTTGCGATGATATTGTCCGCTGTATATCGTAAAGGAAAATTCCTCAGACGTTGTCTTGCAGTTGAAGAAATAGAAGGATACTACGAAGATGCTGGCGGAGTGGTCACAAGAGCTGTATTCCAGTGGGATCCGGAAACCGACACCCATAGCTTTAGAGGATTGAACAACAGTTACATTCTTGAGAACAAGATCGCCACACAACTCGGATATGAAGATAAAAGGGATATTTACAAGGACCTGATGTTAAGGGCAAGGATACTGGACGAGATGAAAGAGAGAGGCATCAAGGATTATTACGATGTGCTCGAGATAATTGTGAACTTCTATAAACATGGTATTGATGGATTACCATTTGCAGTATGA
- the flaJ gene encoding archaellar assembly protein FlaJ, translating into MDSLKAFNAMEMNPKDYARKIAAPVVSFGFIFAIVAYVLLPDLFTGNTKMLPALIPVICIIFVFYYPFSILGGKAAQIDNNMHYYITHMGVISTAETPRLDIIKIVSQNESYGFLAKESEKIYDLVTVWNMSLSDACRFTSKRTPSILYEDFLDRFAHGLQSGEDIKSFLKAEQNVVMNEYESMYDSALYAIEVIKELFISLIMALIFLASFAIIMPVITGMDAMLLMSVVVVVFIVTDLVMITFTKSKVPKDPIWQQTKILTKSKIKLYQSIPISFAGCIIAAIAVILYGKLELAIAVAVVITPLFYIGHVASSIEKNIKRKDENYPSLIRSLGSSAGARGGLIDEALKSLQIHDFGPLTKDVNALYKRLNTRVDKTKSWNFFAANTGSNLIQRFSAMFVEATNLGGQPEVIGDMIANNFHRIVNLRKKRYQSASSLVGVLYGLTGGIGFTLYISIGVVDLMQDMFTTVTMPEGMGMGLILNTEIGNIEVLSAMILLIMVAHSLMSALLIRFVDGGHVLRSTTDFVIMVWISSISAVFTTSGVATLLGTS; encoded by the coding sequence ATGGATTCTCTAAAGGCATTCAATGCAATGGAAATGAATCCGAAGGACTATGCACGGAAAATTGCAGCTCCAGTAGTATCTTTTGGATTCATATTCGCAATTGTAGCTTATGTGTTGTTGCCTGACCTTTTCACAGGGAACACAAAGATGCTTCCGGCACTTATCCCTGTGATCTGTATAATTTTTGTGTTCTATTATCCATTCTCCATACTTGGAGGGAAAGCTGCTCAAATAGACAATAATATGCACTATTACATCACGCACATGGGCGTCATTTCAACTGCAGAAACACCAAGACTTGATATAATCAAGATCGTTTCCCAGAATGAGAGTTATGGATTTCTTGCAAAGGAAAGTGAAAAGATATATGATCTGGTCACGGTATGGAACATGAGCTTGTCTGATGCATGCCGTTTTACATCAAAAAGAACACCATCTATCCTTTATGAGGACTTCCTTGACAGGTTTGCCCACGGACTTCAATCAGGAGAAGATATAAAATCATTCCTTAAAGCCGAACAGAACGTGGTAATGAATGAATACGAATCAATGTATGACAGCGCCCTCTACGCTATAGAAGTTATCAAAGAGCTGTTCATATCACTTATCATGGCGTTGATCTTTCTCGCGTCCTTTGCGATCATCATGCCGGTCATAACCGGAATGGATGCAATGTTGCTCATGTCAGTGGTTGTTGTCGTTTTTATTGTCACTGATCTGGTAATGATAACATTTACAAAATCAAAAGTGCCAAAGGATCCTATCTGGCAACAGACTAAAATATTGACAAAATCGAAGATCAAACTATATCAGTCGATCCCGATATCATTTGCAGGATGTATTATTGCAGCTATTGCAGTAATCTTATATGGAAAACTAGAACTGGCAATCGCTGTTGCCGTGGTAATAACACCTCTTTTCTATATCGGCCATGTTGCATCCAGTATAGAAAAGAATATCAAAAGGAAAGATGAAAACTATCCTTCCCTTATACGTTCTCTCGGAAGTTCCGCAGGTGCAAGAGGCGGACTTATAGATGAAGCACTCAAATCCCTGCAAATACATGATTTTGGTCCTCTCACAAAAGATGTGAACGCATTATACAAAAGATTGAATACCCGTGTGGACAAAACGAAATCATGGAATTTCTTTGCAGCTAATACAGGAAGCAATCTTATCCAGCGTTTCAGTGCCATGTTCGTTGAAGCTACTAACCTCGGCGGACAACCGGAGGTGATCGGGGATATGATAGCTAACAACTTCCACCGCATTGTGAATCTGAGAAAAAAGAGATACCAGTCCGCATCAAGTCTTGTAGGAGTGCTTTATGGACTCACGGGCGGTATAGGATTCACATTGTACATTTCGATCGGAGTTGTCGATCTGATGCAAGACATGTTCACAACGGTCACCATGCCGGAAGGCATGGGAATGGGGTTGATCCTGAACACAGAGATAGGTAATATAGAGGTACTTTCAGCAATGATATTGCTCATAATGGTCGCACATTCATTAATGTCAGCCCTCCTCATACGCTTTGTTGATGGAGGACACGTTTTAAGGTCCACAACGGACTTCGTGATAATGGTCTGGATATCATCGATCAGTGCAGTCTTTACAACTTCAGGAGTGGCAACCTTGCTAGGAACTTCCTGA
- a CDS encoding DUF7714 family protein produces the protein MIFPDEYKCVGVTGISPDEVHEDIIYFLSDYMIVEDKISESEIEYSVYHVNKKGTDLLREIESIELISSKEQVIKYELQLNIKDRTLLIDTAMELCKGDVNTVIFTGVDNHVTFVHSPSLSEVVEIEIVDVIPPVPSWLSHVVRRLETSGIFGDLGVRFTENVIDLSQFEGENTVFPCSCSGLKGKFLDCDTVMEDGVLLVGCEISKKLFETRFPDISYSMVNICPFKSDIFKPTKPFITRCCRSEKSGRVTINDVEGAVVHWGASEYFVSEAVRDLALDIVKKRA, from the coding sequence ATGATATTTCCTGATGAGTACAAGTGTGTCGGTGTGACGGGGATATCCCCTGATGAAGTGCACGAGGATATTATCTATTTCCTTTCGGACTACATGATAGTTGAAGATAAAATAAGTGAGTCCGAGATCGAATATTCCGTTTATCATGTGAATAAGAAAGGAACTGACCTTCTACGTGAAATTGAGAGCATTGAGCTTATATCTTCGAAGGAACAGGTCATAAAATATGAATTGCAACTGAACATAAAGGACAGGACACTTCTTATCGATACAGCAATGGAATTGTGCAAAGGCGATGTGAACACTGTGATCTTCACAGGTGTTGATAATCACGTGACCTTTGTCCACTCCCCGTCATTATCTGAGGTAGTTGAGATTGAGATAGTCGATGTGATCCCCCCGGTCCCTTCGTGGCTTTCCCACGTTGTAAGACGGCTCGAAACGAGTGGCATTTTCGGGGATCTTGGAGTTCGTTTTACCGAGAATGTCATTGACCTTTCGCAGTTCGAGGGTGAGAACACTGTGTTCCCCTGCTCATGTTCCGGTCTGAAGGGCAAGTTCCTTGATTGCGATACTGTAATGGAAGATGGGGTATTGCTTGTTGGTTGTGAGATATCGAAAAAACTGTTTGAGACGCGTTTTCCTGATATCAGCTATTCAATGGTCAACATCTGTCCTTTCAAGTCTGACATTTTCAAACCGACAAAGCCTTTCATAACCAGGTGTTGCCGTTCGGAAAAGTCAGGCAGGGTCACCATCAATGATGTGGAAGGGGCAGTGGTCCACTGGGGTGCTTCGGAGTATTTCGTTTCAGAAGCTGTAAGGGATCTGGCACTTGATATTGTAAAGAAAAGGGCATGA
- a CDS encoding 3-isopropylmalate dehydratase small subunit, with protein sequence MESKIKGKAWVFGDDVDTDVIIPGKYLRTTDMQVFADHAMEGIDPDFSKKVHKGDVVVGGSNFGCGSSREQAALALKYAGVSCVIAKFFGRIFFRNAINVGLPLMEADIECNEGDTVEVDLQEGLVTINGKVFKGNKLPDFLLEILTDGGLVEHRKAMQKKDQ encoded by the coding sequence TTGGAAAGTAAAATTAAAGGAAAAGCTTGGGTATTCGGCGATGATGTCGACACTGATGTCATTATCCCTGGTAAATATCTCAGGACAACTGATATGCAGGTTTTCGCTGATCATGCGATGGAGGGCATAGATCCTGATTTTTCGAAGAAGGTCCATAAAGGCGATGTGGTCGTTGGGGGAAGCAACTTTGGTTGTGGGTCTTCAAGGGAACAGGCAGCTCTTGCTTTAAAATATGCAGGCGTTTCTTGTGTTATCGCTAAATTTTTTGGGCGTATCTTCTTCCGTAATGCTATCAATGTAGGACTTCCTCTCATGGAAGCTGATATTGAGTGCAATGAAGGTGATACTGTTGAGGTCGATCTGCAGGAAGGCCTGGTGACCATTAACGGTAAAGTATTCAAAGGCAACAAGCTTCCTGATTTCCTTCTTGAGATATTGACAGATGGCGGCCTTGTTGAACACAGGAAGGCTATGCAGAAAAAGGACCAATAA
- a CDS encoding oligosaccharyl transferase, archaeosortase A system-associated — protein sequence MAEEKKNWDVKGSLPYFVGVVISFLIAFDLRTIPKAGVFISSEFVRFGGNDPWYHLRNVESIVHNYPHMLWFDAYTNYPMGTGQVFAPLYDMFLATIIWLIGFGNPSQDLIYTVCAYFPVVLAALVVIPAYYIGKWLFDRRAGLLAAFFVSVSSGQFLSRSMIGFNDHHIAETLLSTVTAMFLIMAVKTARDHDISFEGLKNGKFSSLRSSLPYFILAGISLGAYTLAWKGALFFSLIIGVYVTVQHILDHMHGKKTDYMAIGGMIIFAVALIMVAMTPYLGGTKALHLKALLAGLFAFPIMTLVSIEMNRRGFNKYYYPGSLIVSFVAVVLISKIALPSAYDLIISVFSYFMRTGGGLSIAEAAPLLSRGGVFTLAPLWYNFALFGYVSFIALALFAYEATKKNSQEKTFLIVWTVMIIWAMLQQNRFAYYYSINAAILSAYLGIKLLDLAGWSKLQDDVRTRKKSVTTYTSFMENVKPIHILSLILIVGALAYPSYGMAVQQAQGVSGPNGYWIDATLWLRNNTPDPGLDYYENYDVPVSGESYQYPEESYGVMSWWDYGHWIEIIGHRIPNANPFQQGIGGRSFSIEEENRPGASTFFTAQSEEEATAVLEAVHPDPDKSGARYVVTDVEMATGKFYAMALWTLDTNDYFFLAQTNEGDRIAPNERYFNTMEARLHLFDGDSLEQYRMVYESPSAATDETWYKYVYNVRHGGSIPVEDTGYVKVFEYVKGATIRGNAPADEKITLSTTIQTPQMRSFSYSQTMISDGSFEFVVPYSMTGPIEGETNFVVRAVEPYTISYENTSVQITVSEKAVLEGDVINI from the coding sequence ATGGCGGAAGAAAAGAAAAATTGGGATGTCAAAGGAAGCCTCCCCTATTTTGTAGGAGTGGTCATATCATTTTTGATCGCATTTGATCTTAGGACCATTCCAAAAGCGGGAGTCTTTATTTCAAGTGAGTTTGTTAGATTTGGGGGAAATGATCCATGGTATCACTTAAGGAACGTTGAATCAATTGTGCACAATTATCCGCACATGCTCTGGTTCGATGCGTATACAAATTATCCTATGGGGACAGGGCAGGTTTTTGCACCATTATACGATATGTTCCTAGCGACCATCATCTGGTTAATTGGTTTTGGGAATCCCAGTCAAGACCTGATCTATACAGTTTGTGCTTATTTCCCTGTGGTTCTTGCTGCACTTGTAGTGATCCCTGCATACTATATAGGTAAGTGGCTATTTGATCGCAGAGCAGGTCTGCTAGCTGCTTTCTTTGTATCAGTATCTTCTGGTCAGTTCCTTTCCCGATCAATGATCGGTTTTAATGATCACCACATTGCTGAGACCTTGCTCAGTACGGTAACAGCTATGTTCCTGATAATGGCGGTTAAGACTGCAAGAGACCATGATATTTCATTTGAGGGTCTTAAAAATGGTAAGTTCTCCTCTCTTAGATCATCTCTTCCATATTTCATTCTTGCCGGTATATCCCTTGGTGCATATACTCTGGCATGGAAGGGGGCACTGTTCTTCAGTTTGATAATTGGGGTGTATGTAACGGTACAACATATTCTGGACCATATGCATGGCAAAAAGACCGATTATATGGCAATTGGCGGAATGATCATTTTTGCTGTTGCACTTATAATGGTTGCGATGACCCCTTATCTCGGTGGTACAAAAGCACTACATTTAAAGGCTCTACTCGCAGGATTGTTTGCTTTCCCGATAATGACTTTGGTTTCTATTGAAATGAACCGTCGTGGCTTTAATAAATATTACTATCCTGGTTCTCTCATCGTTTCTTTTGTTGCGGTTGTATTAATATCCAAAATTGCACTTCCTTCAGCATATGACCTGATCATAAGTGTTTTCAGTTATTTCATGAGGACAGGTGGCGGTCTGTCGATTGCAGAAGCCGCTCCTCTTCTGAGCAGAGGTGGTGTTTTCACACTTGCACCACTCTGGTATAACTTTGCATTGTTTGGCTACGTATCATTTATAGCTCTTGCACTGTTCGCGTATGAAGCTACCAAAAAGAACTCTCAGGAAAAGACATTTCTCATTGTATGGACTGTAATGATCATCTGGGCTATGCTTCAGCAGAATCGTTTTGCATATTATTATTCCATAAATGCTGCAATCCTCTCTGCATATCTGGGAATTAAATTACTTGATCTTGCAGGATGGAGCAAACTTCAGGATGATGTCAGGACTCGGAAAAAATCAGTTACAACATACACATCCTTTATGGAAAATGTAAAACCAATTCATATTTTGAGTCTCATCCTGATCGTAGGGGCACTCGCATATCCAAGTTATGGTATGGCGGTACAGCAGGCACAAGGTGTAAGTGGGCCTAATGGTTACTGGATCGATGCAACTCTATGGCTTCGCAACAATACACCTGATCCGGGACTTGACTACTATGAAAATTATGATGTCCCTGTGTCAGGTGAGTCTTACCAGTATCCTGAAGAATCATACGGTGTGATGTCATGGTGGGATTATGGTCATTGGATAGAGATCATTGGACACAGGATTCCTAATGCAAATCCTTTCCAGCAGGGAATCGGTGGTCGTTCTTTCAGCATTGAGGAAGAGAACAGGCCAGGAGCCTCTACTTTCTTCACTGCCCAATCAGAAGAAGAAGCAACTGCTGTCCTTGAAGCGGTACATCCTGATCCTGATAAATCGGGTGCTAGGTATGTTGTGACCGACGTGGAAATGGCAACCGGTAAGTTCTACGCAATGGCTCTATGGACCCTTGATACCAACGATTATTTCTTCTTGGCACAGACTAATGAGGGCGATAGGATTGCACCGAATGAACGTTATTTTAACACTATGGAAGCAAGACTTCACCTTTTCGATGGTGATAGTCTTGAACAATATCGTATGGTCTATGAATCGCCTTCAGCAGCAACGGACGAAACTTGGTATAAGTATGTCTATAATGTTCGGCATGGTGGCTCAATTCCTGTTGAAGATACTGGTTATGTAAAGGTATTCGAATATGTAAAAGGTGCTACGATAAGGGGTAATGCTCCTGCAGACGAGAAGATTACGCTTAGCACAACTATACAAACTCCTCAAATGAGGTCGTTTTCTTATTCCCAGACAATGATCTCCGATGGTAGTTTCGAGTTCGTGGTCCCATATTCTATGACAGGTCCTATTGAAGGTGAGACTAATTTTGTTGTAAGGGCAGTTGAGCCTTATACAATAAGTTATGAGAATACTTCAGTACAGATCACTGTCTCCGAAAAGGCTGTTCTTGAGGGCGATGTGATCAACATCTGA
- the asnB gene encoding asparagine synthase (glutamine-hydrolyzing) encodes MCGICGYAGFDDEDLLGKMCDAIVHRGPDDSGSFTDKGIGLGHRRLSIIDLEGGHQPVCNEDGTIYVVYNGEIYNFLSLRDELEKRGHRFQTSSDTEVIVHLYEEYGKDLVHHLRGMFAFALWDSNTRTLLLARDRLGVKPLYYTTIDNRLLFASEIKSIVQYSGYEKAVDIGTLHDYLTFRHALGTETMFAGIKKLLPGHVMTYREGEVNISEYWDVPLVTVGNESEDFYIKKTRLLLEESVKMRLMSEVPLGIYLSGGIDSGIVTGLMSKMVDEPIETFSVGFGERGEIGELSQAQEAADFFGTNHHEIIVDQGAFKQNLKDIIWHNDEPIADPSALAMFQLSKMASKHVTVVLNGAGGDEVFGGYISYKVGLANQKYHKIVPKVIRQGLVRPFVNAISPHLSSKMYVGIQSATQEVEEHGFLFTKSVFSEEDKEDIYTDKIKDKIHHNTFEKATTSLFRGKRYSGAIDERSSAKNTDLLSKMMYADTKSYLVDHILLETDKLTMSSSIEARVPIIDHKVVEFAASIPQELKLRGMTEKYILKKVGQGMLPPAAQNRKKRPFRIPIDTWFKDELHEMSQQVLDESSIVEQGYFRPEVVKDIMKKHERAELLYNHQMYALLVFEMWHERFMKM; translated from the coding sequence TTGTGTGGAATATGCGGATATGCAGGCTTTGATGATGAAGACCTCCTTGGAAAAATGTGTGATGCTATCGTTCATCGTGGTCCTGATGATAGTGGCTCATTTACGGATAAGGGGATTGGTCTTGGACATCGCCGATTGAGCATCATTGATCTTGAAGGCGGACATCAACCGGTATGCAATGAAGATGGAACTATCTATGTTGTATATAACGGGGAGATCTATAATTTTCTGAGCTTAAGGGATGAGCTTGAAAAACGAGGTCATCGTTTTCAGACATCATCAGATACCGAGGTAATTGTTCACCTTTATGAAGAATATGGGAAGGACCTTGTCCATCATCTTCGAGGTATGTTCGCTTTTGCATTGTGGGATTCAAACACCAGGACACTATTGCTTGCCCGCGACCGACTTGGGGTCAAGCCACTCTATTACACCACCATAGACAACAGATTGTTATTTGCATCCGAAATAAAGTCGATAGTTCAGTATAGCGGTTATGAAAAAGCCGTTGATATAGGAACCTTACACGATTATTTGACATTCCGCCATGCTCTTGGAACCGAAACGATGTTTGCCGGAATTAAGAAATTGTTGCCGGGACATGTAATGACATATCGGGAAGGTGAAGTAAATATTTCAGAGTACTGGGATGTACCACTAGTAACTGTTGGAAATGAAAGTGAGGACTTTTACATTAAAAAGACACGTCTTTTGCTGGAAGAGTCTGTTAAAATGCGACTTATGAGCGAAGTGCCCCTTGGAATTTATCTTTCCGGCGGGATAGATTCGGGAATAGTTACCGGACTAATGAGCAAGATGGTTGATGAACCTATTGAAACATTCTCTGTTGGGTTCGGGGAGCGGGGAGAGATAGGTGAGTTGAGCCAGGCTCAGGAAGCTGCAGACTTTTTTGGAACGAACCATCATGAGATAATAGTAGATCAGGGTGCTTTCAAACAAAACCTCAAAGATATCATATGGCATAACGATGAGCCAATAGCAGACCCTTCTGCACTGGCAATGTTCCAGCTTTCGAAAATGGCAAGCAAACATGTGACCGTTGTGCTCAACGGAGCCGGCGGGGATGAGGTATTTGGAGGCTATATCAGCTATAAAGTGGGTCTTGCGAACCAAAAATACCATAAGATAGTTCCAAAGGTCATTAGACAGGGACTCGTTAGGCCTTTTGTGAATGCGATCTCTCCCCACCTTTCGAGCAAGATGTACGTTGGGATACAAAGTGCCACTCAGGAAGTGGAAGAGCATGGATTTCTTTTTACGAAATCTGTGTTCAGTGAAGAAGATAAGGAAGATATCTACACAGATAAGATAAAAGATAAAATTCACCACAATACATTCGAGAAGGCAACTACAAGTTTATTCAGAGGAAAGAGGTATTCAGGAGCAATAGATGAGCGGAGCAGTGCTAAAAATACAGACCTTCTTTCAAAGATGATGTATGCGGATACAAAGTCATATCTTGTTGATCATATACTGCTTGAAACGGATAAGCTTACCATGTCAAGCTCCATTGAAGCGAGAGTTCCTATCATAGACCATAAGGTCGTTGAATTTGCAGCCAGTATTCCTCAGGAATTGAAACTTCGTGGTATGACTGAGAAATATATATTGAAGAAAGTTGGTCAAGGCATGTTACCACCTGCTGCACAGAACCGGAAGAAACGACCATTCCGGATACCTATCGATACGTGGTTCAAAGACGAGCTTCACGAAATGTCACAGCAGGTGCTTGATGAGTCATCAATCGTGGAACAGGGATATTTCAGACCGGAAGTTGTCAAGGACATCATGAAAAAACATGAAAGAGCAGAATTGTTGTATAATCATCAGATGTATGCTTTGCTGGTGTTCGAGATGTGGCATGAAAGATTTATGAAGATGTGA